DNA from Bradyrhizobium japonicum USDA 6:
TGCCCATCTTCTCGGTGGTGGCCTTGACCATGTAGACGGCGAGATAGCCCTTCAGGCCGTTATGGTCGGGCACGTAATTGTACTTCTTGGAAAACTTGTCGCGGAACGCCTTGATCAGGTCGACCGGCGCGTCCGTGGTGAGGCCGACATGGCCGCGCGCGCCGTTGGCGGCATCGCCGGCGAGCTCGATCACCTTCTGGCCGATCAGCGTGGTCTCGCCCATCAGCGGCGCGGTGACGCCTTGGCGCTTCAATTCTTTCAGGATGCGCGCGCTCTCTTCTTCATTCAGGTAGACGAACACCGCATCGGGATTGGCGGCCTTGATCTTGCCGACGTCGGCGGCGAAGTCAGCTTGTCCCGCTTCGGTCGAGAGATCGGCGACCACCTTGGAGCCGAGCCGGTCGAGTTCCTTGACGACGACATCGCGTCCGCCGCGGCCGAAGTCGTTGTTGACCCAGACCACCGCGACCGTCTTCGCCTTCATGTCGTCGTGGATGTATTTTGCGACCTTCGGCATCGACGATTGCTGGCCGAACGAGGTGCGGAACAGGAACTTGTTGCCGGCTTGCGTCAGTTCGGCGGCTTCGCCGCCCATGATCTGCGCGATGCCGGCTTCGGCCGCGAGCGGCGCCGTCACCTTGACCGAGCCGGAATAGCCGGGCCCGAGCAGCACATAGGGCTCGGCGTCGAGCGCCTTCTGCACCTGGGCGCGGGCAACGCCGGGGTTGGACTGCGAATCGGCGTGGGTGACCTCCAGCTTGCGGCCGAGCACGCCGCCCTTGGCGTTGATCTCCTCGATGGCGA
Protein-coding regions in this window:
- a CDS encoding ABC transporter substrate-binding protein, with translation MKLTLVAGALLAFATATSVHAQAIKLADVAELSGGGATVGTNWKNGIDLAIEEINAKGGVLGRKLEVTHADSQSNPGVARAQVQKALDAEPYVLLGPGYSGSVKVTAPLAAEAGIAQIMGGEAAELTQAGNKFLFRTSFGQQSSMPKVAKYIHDDMKAKTVAVVWVNNDFGRGGRDVVVKELDRLGSKVVADLSTEAGQADFAADVGKIKAANPDAVFVYLNEEESARILKELKRQGVTAPLMGETTLIGQKVIELAGDAANGARGHVGLTTDAPVDLIKAFRDKFSKKYNYVPDHNGLKGYLAVYMVKATTEKMGKVDSKAFADTLHGLTIKAADEPGILMDVTFSETGDIDRQSFLVEVVEGKQVVKQVLPKVK